Proteins found in one Pseudomonas marvdashtae genomic segment:
- the hemW gene encoding radical SAM family heme chaperone HemW encodes MINDAPPPLIHGGAQTPRGSLPVLPPLALYIHIPWCVRKCPYCDFNSHTASPQLPEEEYVDALLADLDQDLHAVYGRELSSIFFGGGTPSLFSAQALGRLLQGVEARVPFAPDIEITLEANPGTFEQEKFVAYRALGINRLSIGIQSFQQAKLEALGRIHNGDEAVRAAGMARQAGFDNFNLDLMHGLPDQSLDDALSDLRQAIALKPTHLSWYQLTLEPNTVFWNQPPTLPEDDTLWDIQEAGQALLAEHGYAQYEVSAYAQPGRAARHNLNYWSFGDFIGIGAGAHGKLSHPDGRIVRTWKTRLPKDYLNPAKRFLAGEKQLANEELPFEFLMNALRLTDGVDAQLYPQRTGLFLDTLAEGRREAEQSGLLQVEPSRLAATERGQLFLNDLLQKFLS; translated from the coding sequence ATGATCAATGATGCTCCGCCACCGCTGATCCACGGCGGTGCACAAACGCCACGGGGTTCGCTGCCAGTGCTGCCGCCCCTGGCGTTGTACATCCACATCCCGTGGTGCGTACGCAAATGTCCTTATTGCGATTTCAATTCCCACACCGCCAGCCCGCAGCTGCCGGAAGAGGAATATGTCGACGCATTGCTCGCCGATCTCGACCAGGACCTGCATGCTGTATATGGCCGGGAACTGAGCTCGATCTTTTTCGGTGGCGGCACCCCAAGCCTGTTCAGCGCCCAGGCATTGGGGCGATTGCTCCAAGGTGTCGAGGCGCGCGTCCCTTTTGCGCCAGACATTGAAATCACCCTGGAAGCCAACCCCGGAACCTTCGAGCAAGAGAAGTTCGTCGCGTACCGGGCGCTGGGCATCAATCGCCTGTCCATCGGCATCCAGAGTTTCCAGCAGGCCAAGCTCGAAGCCTTGGGCCGGATCCACAATGGCGACGAAGCGGTACGCGCCGCCGGCATGGCCCGCCAGGCCGGGTTCGACAACTTCAACCTGGACCTGATGCACGGCCTGCCGGATCAGTCCCTGGACGATGCCTTGAGCGACTTGCGCCAGGCCATCGCCTTGAAGCCGACGCATTTGTCCTGGTACCAGCTGACGCTGGAGCCGAACACGGTGTTCTGGAACCAGCCGCCGACCTTGCCGGAAGACGACACCTTGTGGGATATCCAGGAGGCCGGGCAAGCGCTGCTCGCCGAACATGGCTACGCCCAGTACGAAGTCTCGGCGTATGCCCAGCCTGGGCGCGCGGCACGGCACAATCTCAACTATTGGAGTTTCGGCGATTTCATCGGCATCGGCGCCGGCGCCCACGGCAAGCTCAGTCATCCGGACGGGCGCATCGTGCGAACCTGGAAGACCCGCTTGCCCAAGGACTATCTCAACCCGGCCAAACGTTTCCTCGCCGGTGAAAAACAGCTCGCCAACGAAGAGCTGCCCTTCGAGTTCCTGATGAACGCGCTGCGCCTCACCGATGGCGTCGACGCGCAGCTTTATCCGCAACGCACCGGGCTGTTCCTGGACACCTTGGCCGAAGGCCGGCGCGAGGCCGAACAAAGTGGCCTGTTGCAGGTCGAACCGTCACGTCTGGCGGCGACCGAGCGCGGACAACTGTTTCTCAATGACTTGCTGCAAAAATTTCTGAGCTGA
- the rdgB gene encoding RdgB/HAM1 family non-canonical purine NTP pyrophosphatase: MMNLTQLVLASHNAGKLKELQAMLGGSVQLRSIGEFSQVEPEETGLSFVENAILKARNAARISGLPALADDSGLAVDFLGGAPGIYSARYADGKGDAANNAKLLEALKDVPEAERGAQFVCVLALVRHVDDPLPILCEGLWHGRILTEASGEHGFGYDPLFWVPERNCSSAELGPVEKNQLSHRARAMALLRQRLGLQ, translated from the coding sequence ATGATGAACCTCACCCAACTCGTGCTCGCCAGCCACAACGCCGGCAAACTCAAGGAACTCCAGGCCATGCTTGGCGGGTCGGTGCAACTGCGCTCGATCGGCGAATTCAGCCAGGTGGAGCCGGAAGAGACCGGCCTGTCGTTCGTCGAGAACGCCATTCTCAAAGCTCGCAATGCCGCGCGTATCTCGGGTTTGCCGGCGCTGGCCGACGATTCCGGGCTGGCCGTGGATTTCCTTGGCGGCGCGCCGGGCATTTACTCGGCCCGTTACGCTGATGGCAAAGGTGACGCGGCGAACAACGCCAAGCTGCTCGAAGCTCTCAAGGACGTGCCCGAAGCCGAGCGCGGGGCGCAGTTCGTGTGTGTCCTGGCCTTGGTGCGGCATGTCGACGATCCGCTACCGATCCTCTGCGAAGGCTTGTGGCACGGGCGCATCCTCACCGAAGCCAGCGGAGAACACGGTTTCGGCTACGACCCGCTGTTCTGGGTGCCGGAACGCAATTGCTCCAGCGCTGAGTTGGGCCCCGTGGAAAAGAATCAACTGAGCCACCGCGCCCGCGCCATGGCCCTGCTGCGTCAACGCCTGGGCTTGCAATGA
- a CDS encoding DUF4426 domain-containing protein encodes MKRLALFLITACLSAGAMAADVIKAERKEVFGDVTVHYNTFNSTFLTPDIANAAELIRSKNQGVINVTVIKGGKPLMAQVSGTVKDLTSKTVTLTFRQVTEPGAIYYIAQYPVDQQETRTFEIKVQTGDKINTINFNQELFPGQ; translated from the coding sequence ATGAAACGCTTAGCGTTGTTCTTAATCACCGCCTGCCTGAGCGCGGGCGCCATGGCGGCCGACGTCATCAAGGCCGAGCGCAAGGAAGTGTTCGGTGACGTCACCGTGCACTACAACACATTCAATTCCACCTTCCTGACGCCCGACATCGCCAACGCCGCCGAGCTGATCCGCAGCAAGAACCAAGGCGTGATCAATGTCACGGTGATCAAGGGCGGCAAGCCATTGATGGCCCAGGTCAGCGGCACGGTGAAGGACCTGACCAGCAAGACAGTCACCCTCACCTTCCGTCAGGTCACTGAACCAGGCGCGATCTATTACATCGCCCAGTACCCGGTGGACCAGCAGGAAACCCGCACCTTTGAAATCAAGGTGCAGACGGGCGACAAGATCAACACGATCAACTTCAACCAGGAACTCTTCCCGGGGCAATGA
- the metW gene encoding methionine biosynthesis protein MetW encodes MRADLDIIQEWIPAGSRVLDLGCGNGELLTWLRDNKQVTGYGLENDPDNIAECVAKGINVIEQDLDKGLGNFASNSFDIVVMTQALQAVHYPDKILDEMLRVGRQCIITFPNFGHWRCRWYLASKGRMPVSEFLPYTWYNTPNIHFCTFEDFEALCREREARVINRLAVDQQHRHGWASKLWPNLLGEIGIYRVSSPGLADHQVAV; translated from the coding sequence ATGAGAGCCGATCTGGACATCATCCAGGAATGGATCCCCGCCGGCAGCCGCGTGCTCGACCTGGGCTGCGGCAACGGCGAATTGCTGACCTGGCTGCGGGACAACAAGCAAGTGACCGGCTACGGCCTGGAAAACGACCCGGACAACATCGCCGAATGCGTAGCCAAGGGCATCAACGTCATCGAACAGGACCTGGACAAGGGCCTGGGCAATTTCGCCAGCAACAGCTTCGACATCGTGGTCATGACCCAGGCCCTGCAAGCCGTGCATTACCCCGATAAAATTCTCGACGAGATGCTGCGGGTCGGCCGCCAGTGCATCATCACCTTCCCCAACTTCGGGCATTGGCGCTGCCGTTGGTACCTGGCGAGCAAAGGGCGCATGCCTGTCTCGGAATTCCTGCCCTATACCTGGTACAACACGCCGAACATCCACTTCTGCACCTTCGAGGATTTCGAAGCGCTGTGCCGTGAGCGCGAAGCCCGGGTCATCAATCGCCTGGCGGTGGACCAGCAGCACCGGCACGGGTGGGCAAGCAAGCTATGGCCTAATCTGTTAGGTGAAATTGGCATCTATCGAGTCAGCAGCCCAGGCCTGGCCGATCATCAGGTCGCCGTCTGA
- the metX gene encoding homoserine O-succinyltransferase MetX, producing MPAAFPPDSVGLVTPQMAHFSEPLALACGRSLPAYDLIYETYGTLNATASNAVLICHALSGHHHAAGYHSADDRKPGWWDSCIGPGKPIDTSKFFVVSLNNLGGCNGSTGPSSLNPDTGKPFGADFPVLTVEDWVHSQAHLADRLGIGQWAAVIGGSLGGMQALQWTITYPDRVRHCLAIASAPKLSAQNIAFNEVARQAILTDPEFHGGSFQEHGVIPKRGLMLARMVGHITYLSDDSMGEKFGRGLKSEKLNYDFHSVEFQVESYLRYQGEEFSGRFDANTYLLMTKALDYFDPAANFDDNLAKTFANATAKFCVMSFTTDWRFSPARSRELVDALMAARKDVCYLEIDAPQGHDAFLIPIPRYLQAFGNYMNRITL from the coding sequence ATGCCAGCTGCCTTTCCCCCCGATTCCGTTGGTCTGGTGACGCCGCAAATGGCGCATTTCAGCGAGCCCCTGGCCCTGGCCTGCGGTCGTTCGCTGCCAGCCTATGACCTGATCTACGAAACCTACGGCACCCTCAATGCCACGGCGAGCAACGCCGTGCTGATTTGCCACGCCCTGTCCGGGCACCACCACGCCGCCGGCTACCATAGCGCCGACGACCGCAAGCCCGGTTGGTGGGACAGTTGCATCGGCCCCGGCAAGCCCATCGACACCAGCAAGTTCTTCGTGGTCAGCCTGAACAACCTCGGCGGCTGCAACGGCTCTACCGGCCCCAGCAGCCTCAATCCGGACACCGGCAAGCCGTTCGGCGCCGATTTCCCGGTGCTGACCGTGGAAGACTGGGTGCACAGCCAGGCACACCTGGCCGACCGCCTCGGCATTGGCCAGTGGGCAGCGGTGATCGGCGGCAGCCTCGGCGGCATGCAAGCGCTGCAATGGACCATCACCTACCCGGACCGCGTGCGCCACTGCCTGGCAATCGCCTCGGCCCCCAAGCTGTCGGCACAGAACATCGCCTTCAACGAAGTGGCGCGCCAGGCCATCCTCACCGACCCGGAGTTCCATGGCGGTTCGTTCCAGGAACACGGCGTGATCCCCAAGCGCGGGCTGATGCTGGCGCGGATGGTTGGGCACATCACCTACCTGTCCGACGATTCCATGGGCGAAAAATTCGGCCGTGGCCTCAAGAGCGAAAAGCTCAACTACGACTTCCACAGCGTCGAGTTCCAGGTCGAGAGCTACCTGCGTTATCAAGGTGAAGAGTTCTCCGGGCGTTTCGACGCCAACACCTACCTGCTGATGACCAAGGCGCTCGACTACTTCGACCCGGCGGCGAATTTCGACGATAACCTGGCGAAAACCTTCGCCAATGCCACGGCCAAATTCTGCGTGATGTCATTCACCACCGACTGGCGCTTCTCTCCGGCCCGCTCCCGGGAACTGGTGGATGCGCTGATGGCCGCGCGCAAAGACGTCTGCTACCTGGAAATCGACGCGCCCCAAGGCCACGACGCCTTCCTGATTCCGATCCCGCGTTATTTGCAGGCGTTCGGCAACTATATGAACCGTATTACGCTGTGA
- a CDS encoding YggT family protein codes for MIGLNTAAVYVLQTLGSLYLLIVLMRFVLQLVRANFYNPLCQFIVKATQPLLKPLRRIIPSLFGLDMSSLVLAILIQLALMALTLLLTYGTTGNPLQLLIWSLIGVTALFLKIFFFALIISVILSWVAPSSHNPGAELVNQICEPALAPFRRIVPNLGGLDISPILAFMVLKLIDMLVINNLAAMTMMPEILRLLI; via the coding sequence ATGATTGGATTGAACACTGCAGCGGTCTACGTACTGCAAACCCTTGGTAGCTTGTACCTGCTGATCGTGCTGATGCGTTTCGTGCTGCAACTGGTGCGCGCCAACTTCTACAACCCGCTGTGTCAGTTCATCGTCAAGGCGACCCAGCCACTGCTCAAGCCGCTGCGCCGGATAATCCCTAGCCTGTTCGGCCTGGACATGTCGTCGCTGGTCCTGGCGATCCTTATTCAACTGGCGCTGATGGCCCTGACCCTGCTGCTGACCTACGGCACCACCGGCAACCCGCTGCAACTGCTGATCTGGTCGCTCATTGGCGTGACCGCGCTGTTCCTGAAGATATTCTTCTTCGCCCTGATCATCAGCGTGATCCTGTCGTGGGTCGCGCCGAGCAGCCACAACCCGGGCGCCGAGCTGGTGAACCAGATCTGCGAACCGGCCCTGGCACCGTTCCGCCGCATCGTGCCGAACCTCGGCGGCCTGGATATCTCGCCGATCCTGGCGTTCATGGTGCTCAAGCTGATCGACATGCTGGTGATCAACAACCTGGCGGCGATGACCATGATGCCGGAGATTCTGCGGTTGCTGATCTAA
- the proC gene encoding pyrroline-5-carboxylate reductase has protein sequence MSNTRIAFIGAGNMAASLIGGLRAKGLDASWIRASDPGEETRKRVSTEHGIETFADNAQAIDGVDVIVLAVKPQAMKVVCEALRPALKPHQLVVSIAAGITCASMNKWLGAQPIVRCMPNTPALLRQGVSGLFATEQVTAEQRQQAQELLSAVGLALWLDTEQQLDAVTAVSGSGPAYFFLLIEAMTAAGEKLGLPREVAAQLTLQTALGAAYMAVSSDVDAAELRRRVTSPAGTTEAAIKSFQAGGFEALVEKALGAAAHRSAEMAEQLGQ, from the coding sequence ATGAGCAACACGCGTATTGCCTTTATCGGCGCCGGCAACATGGCCGCCAGCCTGATCGGCGGCCTTCGGGCCAAGGGCCTGGATGCTTCTTGGATTCGCGCCAGCGATCCGGGTGAAGAGACCCGCAAGCGGGTGAGCACCGAGCACGGCATCGAAACCTTCGCCGACAACGCCCAGGCCATCGACGGCGTGGACGTCATCGTCCTGGCGGTCAAGCCGCAAGCGATGAAAGTCGTGTGCGAGGCGCTTCGTCCGGCCCTCAAGCCCCATCAACTGGTGGTGTCGATTGCCGCGGGTATTACTTGCGCGAGCATGAATAAATGGCTCGGCGCCCAGCCGATCGTGCGCTGCATGCCCAACACCCCCGCGCTGCTGCGCCAGGGCGTCAGCGGCCTGTTCGCCACCGAACAGGTGACCGCCGAGCAACGCCAGCAGGCGCAAGAGCTGCTATCGGCCGTCGGCCTTGCGCTGTGGCTGGACACCGAGCAGCAACTGGACGCGGTCACTGCGGTCTCAGGCTCGGGCCCGGCGTATTTCTTCCTGCTGATCGAAGCCATGACGGCCGCAGGCGAGAAGCTCGGCCTGCCCCGCGAAGTCGCCGCCCAGCTGACGCTGCAGACCGCTCTCGGCGCCGCGTACATGGCGGTGTCCAGCGATGTCGATGCCGCTGAGTTGCGTCGTCGCGTAACCTCTCCGGCCGGTACCACTGAAGCCGCCATCAAATCGTTCCAGGCCGGGGGCTTCGAAGCCCTGGTGGAAAAAGCACTCGGCGCCGCCGCGCACCGCTCGGCCGAAATGGCCGAACAACTGGGCCAATAA
- a CDS encoding YggS family pyridoxal phosphate-dependent enzyme encodes MTTIADNIAQVRSRIHAAEQAAQRAGHSVQLLAVSKTKPAQALREAYAAGLRDFGENYLQEALGKQAELTDLPLIWHFIGPIQSNKTRAIAEHFDWVHSVDRLKIAQRLSEQRPADLPPLNICIQVNVSGEASKSGCTPADLPALASAINALPRLKLRGLMAIPEPTDDRAEQDAAFAAVQRLQASLDLPLDTLSMGMSHDLESAIAQGATWVRIGTALFGARDYGQSPS; translated from the coding sequence ATGACCACGATAGCAGACAACATTGCTCAGGTTAGATCGCGCATCCATGCCGCGGAACAGGCCGCCCAACGCGCCGGACACAGCGTCCAGCTATTGGCGGTGAGCAAGACCAAGCCCGCCCAGGCCCTTCGCGAGGCCTATGCCGCCGGCCTGCGGGACTTCGGCGAGAATTACCTGCAAGAAGCGCTGGGCAAACAGGCCGAACTCACCGACCTGCCCTTGATCTGGCACTTCATCGGCCCCATTCAATCGAACAAGACGCGCGCTATCGCCGAACATTTCGACTGGGTGCACTCCGTGGATCGCCTGAAAATTGCCCAACGCCTGTCCGAGCAGCGCCCGGCCGACCTGCCGCCGCTGAATATCTGCATCCAGGTCAACGTCAGCGGCGAAGCCAGCAAATCCGGCTGCACGCCAGCGGACCTGCCCGCCCTCGCCAGCGCCATCAATGCGTTGCCACGCCTCAAGTTACGCGGGCTGATGGCCATTCCCGAGCCAACCGACGATCGCGCCGAACAGGATGCAGCTTTTGCCGCCGTCCAGCGTTTGCAAGCCAGCCTGGACCTGCCGCTGGACACATTGTCCATGGGCATGAGCCATGACCTCGAATCCGCCATCGCCCAAGGCGCCACCTGGGTGCGTATCGGCACGGCCCTATTTGGGGCTCGCGACTACGGTCAATCGCCCAGCTGA
- a CDS encoding type IV pilus twitching motility protein PilT, whose product MDITELLAFSAKQGASDLHLSAGLPPMIRVDGDVRRINLPALDHKQVHELIFDIMNDRQRVDYEKFLETDFSFDVPGVARFRVNAFNQNRGAGAVFRTIPSKVLTMEDLGMGEVFRKVTEAPRGLVLVTGPTGSGKSTTLAAMIDYLNSHKHHHILTIEDPIEFVHEPRKCLINQREVHRDTQSFSTALRSALREDPDVILVGEMRDLETIRLALTAAETGHLVFGTLHTTSAAKTIDRVVDVFPGDEKSMVRSMLSESLQAVISQTLVKKIGGGRVAAHEIMLGTSAIRNLIREDKIAQMYSSIQTGGSLGMQTLDMCLKDLVTKGLISREHARERARTPDNF is encoded by the coding sequence ATGGATATCACTGAATTACTGGCGTTCAGCGCCAAACAGGGCGCATCGGACCTGCACCTGTCCGCCGGGCTGCCGCCGATGATCCGTGTTGATGGCGACGTGCGGCGGATCAACCTGCCGGCACTGGACCACAAGCAGGTTCATGAGCTGATCTTCGACATCATGAACGACCGCCAGCGAGTGGATTACGAGAAGTTTCTGGAAACCGATTTTTCCTTCGATGTGCCCGGCGTGGCGCGGTTTCGGGTCAATGCCTTCAACCAGAATCGTGGCGCAGGGGCAGTATTCCGGACCATTCCGTCGAAAGTCCTGACCATGGAAGACCTCGGGATGGGCGAGGTGTTTCGCAAAGTGACCGAGGCCCCTCGTGGGCTGGTGCTGGTGACCGGGCCGACCGGTTCAGGCAAGTCCACCACCCTGGCGGCGATGATCGATTACTTGAACAGCCACAAGCACCATCACATCCTCACCATCGAAGATCCGATCGAATTCGTCCATGAACCGCGCAAATGCCTGATCAACCAGCGCGAGGTGCACCGCGACACTCAAAGTTTCTCCACGGCCCTGCGCTCGGCGCTGCGAGAAGACCCGGACGTGATCCTGGTGGGGGAAATGCGCGACCTGGAGACCATCCGCCTGGCGCTGACTGCCGCCGAAACCGGGCACCTGGTGTTCGGCACCCTGCACACCACGTCGGCGGCCAAGACCATTGACCGGGTTGTGGACGTGTTCCCGGGCGATGAAAAGTCGATGGTTCGCTCGATGTTGTCGGAGTCGTTGCAGGCGGTGATCTCCCAGACGCTGGTCAAGAAGATCGGCGGCGGCCGGGTCGCGGCCCACGAAATCATGCTGGGAACCTCGGCGATCCGAAACCTCATTCGGGAAGACAAGATCGCGCAGATGTATTCGTCGATCCAGACTGGCGGCTCGCTGGGGATGCAAACGCTGGACATGTGCTTGAAAGACTTGGTGACCAAGGGGCTGATCAGCCGCGAGCATGCCCGGGAGCGGGCGCGTACGCCGGATAATTTTTAG
- a CDS encoding C40 family peptidase — protein MRPFFKTWLTICLLLPLAAHATNREQRLPNVNGYTPKSHVSAPSSKNKQSVQRVSTAHSRLVPPMATKTTSNVLSRAVNVLGTPYRWGGSSPSKGFDCSGLVKYAFNDATFDLPRTSNAMAAGHGEKVERKDLKPGDLIFFKLKSRRVNHVAIYLGNDRFIHAPRRGKSVTIDTLNKPYWNTHYVVAKRVLPKEPGAMRVVQR, from the coding sequence ATGCGTCCATTTTTCAAGACATGGCTAACCATTTGCCTATTATTGCCACTGGCCGCCCACGCCACCAATCGTGAGCAACGTCTTCCCAACGTCAACGGCTATACCCCTAAATCCCATGTTTCTGCTCCTTCGAGCAAGAACAAGCAAAGCGTCCAGCGTGTGAGCACCGCCCACAGCCGACTGGTGCCACCCATGGCGACCAAGACGACCAGCAATGTCCTGAGCCGCGCCGTGAATGTACTCGGCACACCTTACCGTTGGGGCGGAAGTAGCCCAAGCAAAGGTTTCGATTGCAGTGGTTTGGTGAAGTACGCTTTCAATGACGCCACGTTCGACCTCCCACGCACCTCCAACGCCATGGCAGCCGGCCACGGCGAGAAAGTCGAGCGCAAGGACCTCAAGCCTGGCGATCTGATTTTCTTCAAGCTCAAGAGCCGCCGCGTCAACCACGTGGCCATCTACCTGGGCAACGACCGGTTTATCCACGCTCCGCGCCGGGGCAAGTCGGTGACCATCGACACGCTGAACAAGCCGTATTGGAACACCCACTACGTGGTTGCCAAGCGCGTGCTGCCGAAAGAACCGGGGGCGATGCGCGTGGTTCAGCGCTGA
- a CDS encoding NINE protein, which produces MNSYQQDAIRDTHSKVIGYLLWILGFTGAHRFYYGKPVTGTIWFFTFGLLGIGWLIDLFLIPAMDREADLRFTPGPIEYSVAWILLTFLGVLGVHRMYQGKWLSGILYLLTGGVFFLGVLYDFWTLNDQVSIRNAQKRGAFQ; this is translated from the coding sequence ATGAACAGCTATCAGCAGGATGCAATCCGCGATACCCACAGCAAAGTCATCGGGTATCTGCTGTGGATTTTGGGTTTTACCGGTGCTCACCGCTTCTATTACGGCAAGCCGGTAACCGGCACGATCTGGTTCTTCACCTTCGGGCTGCTGGGCATCGGTTGGCTGATCGACTTGTTCCTGATTCCAGCCATGGACCGCGAAGCGGACCTGCGTTTTACCCCGGGTCCGATCGAGTACAGCGTGGCGTGGATACTGCTGACGTTTCTCGGCGTACTGGGCGTGCATCGCATGTATCAGGGCAAATGGCTCAGCGGCATCCTCTATCTGCTGACCGGCGGGGTGTTTTTCCTGGGCGTGCTGTATGACTTCTGGACGCTGAACGATCAGGTTTCGATCCGCAATGCTCAGAAACGCGGGGCTTTCCAGTAA
- a CDS encoding dihydroorotase: protein MKLSILGARVIDPASGLDQVTDIHIDACKIVALGAAPVGFVAVEILDAQGLVAAPGLVDLNVALREPGYSRKGSIISETRAAAAGGVTSLCCPPQTKPVLDTSAVAELILDRAREAGNTKVFPIGALSKGLEGEQLAELIALRDAGCVAFGNGLSSFRNARTLCRALEYAATFGLTVVFNSQDHDLAEGGLAHEGPTASFLGLPGIPETAETVALARDLLLVEQSGVRAHFSQLTSARGAALIAQAQARGLPVTADVALYQLILTDEALIDFNSVYHVQPPLRTRADRDGLREAVKSGVISAISSHHQPHERDAKLAPFGATEPGISSVELLLPLALTLVEDGLLDLPTLLARLSAGPAQALQLPAGKLAVGAPADLVLFDPATSTVAGEAWRSKGDNCPFLGHSLPGVVRYTLMDGRITHQA, encoded by the coding sequence GTGAAGCTCAGCATTCTCGGCGCACGCGTGATCGATCCAGCCAGTGGCCTGGATCAAGTGACTGACATCCATATAGATGCCTGCAAGATCGTCGCCCTTGGCGCGGCGCCGGTCGGTTTCGTCGCGGTCGAGATCCTCGACGCCCAAGGCCTGGTGGCCGCTCCCGGCCTGGTGGACCTGAACGTCGCCTTGCGCGAGCCCGGCTACAGCCGCAAAGGCAGCATTATCAGCGAGACCCGGGCCGCCGCCGCTGGTGGCGTAACCAGCCTGTGTTGCCCGCCGCAGACCAAGCCGGTGCTGGACACTTCGGCGGTGGCCGAACTGATCCTCGACCGCGCCCGGGAAGCCGGCAACACCAAGGTCTTCCCGATCGGGGCGTTGAGCAAAGGCCTGGAGGGCGAGCAACTGGCTGAGTTGATCGCCTTGCGCGACGCCGGTTGCGTGGCGTTCGGCAACGGCTTGAGCAGTTTCCGCAACGCCCGCACCCTCTGCCGCGCACTGGAGTACGCAGCGACGTTCGGGCTGACAGTGGTTTTCAACTCACAGGATCATGACTTGGCCGAAGGTGGCCTGGCCCACGAGGGCCCGACCGCCAGCTTCCTGGGCCTGCCGGGAATTCCGGAAACCGCCGAGACCGTGGCCCTGGCCCGCGACCTGCTGCTGGTGGAGCAAAGCGGCGTGCGTGCCCATTTCAGCCAACTGACCAGTGCCCGCGGCGCGGCGTTGATCGCCCAGGCCCAGGCCCGCGGCTTGCCGGTGACCGCCGATGTGGCGCTGTACCAGTTGATCCTGACCGACGAAGCGCTGATCGATTTCAACAGCGTCTACCATGTCCAGCCGCCACTGCGCACCCGCGCCGACCGCGATGGCTTGCGCGAGGCGGTGAAGTCCGGCGTCATCTCGGCCATCTCCAGCCATCACCAGCCCCACGAGCGCGATGCCAAGCTGGCCCCGTTCGGCGCCACCGAGCCGGGCATCAGCAGCGTCGAACTGCTGCTGCCGCTGGCCCTGACGCTGGTGGAAGACGGCTTGCTCGACCTGCCAACCCTGCTGGCACGCCTGAGCGCCGGCCCGGCCCAGGCGCTGCAACTTCCAGCCGGGAAACTGGCCGTGGGCGCGCCGGCGGATCTGGTGCTGTTCGACCCTGCTACCTCCACCGTGGCCGGTGAAGCCTGGCGTTCCAAGGGCGACAACTGCCCGTTCCTCGGCCACAGCCTGCCGGGTGTGGTGCGCTACACCCTGATGGATGGGCGGATCACCCACCAAGCCTGA
- a CDS encoding aspartate carbamoyltransferase catalytic subunit: MTPLETKRPLQLNDQGQLRHFLSLDGLRRELLTEILDTADSFLEVGARAVKKVPLLRGKTVCNVFFENSTRTRTTFELAAQRLSADVITLNVSTSSASKGETLLDTLRNLEAMAADMFVVRHGDSGAAHFIAEHVCPQVAIINGGDGRHAHPTQGMLDMLTIRRHKGSFENLSVAIVGDILHSRVARSNMLALKTLGCPDIRVIAPKTLLPIGVEQYGVKVYTDMTEGLKDVDVVIMLRLQRERMTGGLLPSEGEFYRLFGLTTARLAGAKPDAIVMHPGPINRGVEIESAVADGPHSVILNQVTYGIAIRMAVLSMAMSGQTAQRQFDQENAQ; the protein is encoded by the coding sequence ATGACGCCTCTCGAAACCAAGCGCCCGCTGCAGCTCAACGATCAGGGCCAACTGCGGCATTTCCTGTCCCTCGATGGCCTGCGCCGCGAGCTGCTGACGGAAATCCTCGACACCGCCGACTCCTTCCTTGAAGTCGGTGCCCGGGCTGTGAAGAAAGTCCCGTTGCTGCGCGGCAAGACCGTGTGCAACGTGTTCTTCGAAAACTCCACCCGCACCCGCACCACCTTCGAACTGGCGGCCCAGCGACTCTCGGCGGACGTGATCACGTTGAACGTGTCCACGTCCTCGGCGAGCAAGGGCGAAACCCTGCTCGACACCCTGCGCAACCTCGAAGCCATGGCCGCTGACATGTTCGTCGTCCGTCACGGTGATTCCGGGGCGGCGCACTTCATTGCCGAACACGTCTGCCCCCAGGTGGCGATCATCAACGGCGGCGACGGCCGTCACGCGCACCCGACCCAGGGCATGCTCGACATGCTGACCATCCGTCGGCACAAGGGCAGCTTCGAAAACCTGTCGGTGGCCATCGTCGGCGACATCCTGCATTCGCGAGTGGCCCGCTCCAACATGCTGGCACTCAAGACCCTCGGCTGCCCGGACATCCGCGTGATCGCGCCGAAAACCCTGCTGCCCATCGGCGTCGAGCAATACGGCGTGAAGGTCTACACCGACATGACCGAAGGCCTCAAGGATGTCGACGTGGTGATCATGCTGCGCCTGCAACGCGAGCGGATGACCGGCGGCCTGCTGCCCAGCGAAGGCGAGTTCTACCGCTTGTTCGGCCTGACCACGGCGCGCCTGGCCGGGGCCAAGCCGGACGCCATCGTCATGCACCCGGGGCCGATCAACCGCGGCGTGGAAATCGAATCGGCGGTGGCCGACGGACCGCATTCGGTGATCCTCAATCAAGTGACCTACGGCATCGCCATCCGCATGGCGGTGCTGTCCATGGCCATGAGCGGGCAAACGGCCCAGCGCCAATTCGACCAGGAGAACGCCCAGTGA